The proteins below are encoded in one region of Bacteroides uniformis:
- a CDS encoding YicC/YloC family endoribonuclease yields MIQSMTGYGKATVELPDKKINVEIKSLNSKAMDLSARIAPLYREKEMEIRNEISRKLERGKVDFSLWIEKKESAESATPINQTLVEGYYKQICAISENLGIPVPDATDWFATLLRMPDVMTKNDTQELSEEEWAVVYSAVEKAVGALVDFRKQEGAALEKKFREKIANISHLLETIAPYEKERVAKVKERITDALEKTLSVDYDKNRLEQELIYYIEKLDVNEEKQRLGNHLKYFINTLETGTGQGKKLGFIAQEMGREINTLGSKSNHAEMQKIVVQMKDELEQIKEQVLNVM; encoded by the coding sequence ATGATACAATCTATGACAGGCTACGGCAAAGCAACCGTCGAACTGCCTGATAAGAAAATCAACGTTGAAATAAAGTCGCTCAATAGTAAGGCAATGGACCTATCTGCCCGCATTGCTCCGCTTTATCGTGAGAAGGAGATGGAAATCCGTAATGAAATATCACGGAAACTGGAGCGCGGAAAGGTGGATTTCAGCCTTTGGATAGAAAAGAAAGAGAGTGCGGAAAGCGCCACTCCCATCAACCAGACATTGGTTGAGGGATATTACAAGCAGATTTGTGCTATATCAGAAAATCTAGGAATACCTGTGCCGGATGCGACGGACTGGTTTGCCACGTTACTCCGTATGCCGGATGTGATGACTAAGAATGATACGCAGGAACTGAGTGAGGAGGAATGGGCTGTGGTTTATTCGGCTGTGGAAAAGGCTGTTGGTGCGCTGGTGGACTTCCGTAAGCAGGAAGGAGCTGCCCTTGAAAAGAAGTTCCGTGAGAAGATCGCCAATATCTCCCATCTGTTGGAGACTATCGCTCCCTATGAGAAAGAGCGTGTAGCCAAAGTGAAGGAACGTATTACAGATGCACTGGAAAAGACCTTAAGTGTGGATTATGACAAGAACCGCCTGGAGCAGGAACTCATCTACTACATCGAAAAGCTGGATGTGAACGAAGAGAAACAGCGTCTTGGCAATCATCTGAAATATTTTATCAATACGCTGGAAACCGGAACCGGACAAGGCAAGAAGTTAGGGTTCATCGCCCAGGAGATGGGACGCGAAATCAATACCTTGGGCAGTAAGTCCAATCATGCGGAGATGCAGAAGATTGTCGTTCAGATGAAAGATGAATTGGAGCAAATCAAGGAACAAGTATTGAACGTCATGTAG
- the tsaB gene encoding tRNA (adenosine(37)-N6)-threonylcarbamoyltransferase complex dimerization subunit type 1 TsaB: MSCILHIETSTSACSVAVSEDGQNVFKKEDLNGPSHAVSLGIFVDEALSFADSHAMPLDAVAVSCGPGSYTGLRIGVSMAKGVCYGRNLPLIGLETLKVQCVPVLLYHDELPDDALLCPMIDARRMEVYAAIYDRALKSVRDIAADIVDENSYLEFLEQHPVYFFGDGAAKCKEKITHPNAHFIDGIRPLAGMMFPLAEKAIAEQDFKDVAYFEPFYLKEFVAGTPKKLI; encoded by the coding sequence ATGTCATGTATCTTGCATATTGAAACGTCCACTTCTGCCTGCTCCGTAGCCGTGAGCGAGGATGGACAGAACGTTTTCAAGAAAGAGGACCTGAATGGCCCTTCACACGCCGTTTCATTGGGAATCTTTGTGGACGAGGCGCTATCCTTTGCCGATAGCCATGCCATGCCGTTGGATGCAGTCGCCGTGAGCTGCGGCCCTGGTTCGTATACCGGGTTGCGTATCGGCGTGTCGATGGCAAAAGGTGTCTGCTATGGACGTAACCTGCCACTTATCGGGCTGGAAACCCTGAAAGTCCAGTGTGTACCGGTATTGCTCTACCACGATGAGTTACCCGACGACGCATTACTCTGCCCGATGATTGACGCCCGCCGTATGGAAGTCTATGCTGCCATCTACGACCGTGCCTTGAAATCGGTGCGCGACATTGCAGCCGATATTGTGGACGAAAACTCCTACCTGGAATTTTTAGAGCAACATCCCGTCTATTTCTTCGGTGACGGTGCAGCCAAATGCAAAGAGAAAATCACGCATCCCAATGCACACTTCATCGACGGCATCCGCCCGCTTGCCGGCATGATGTTCCCGTTGGCAGAAAAGGCAATAGCCGAACAAGATTTCAAGGATGTGGCCTATTTCGAACCCTTCTATTTGAAGGAATTCGTAGCCGGCACGCCAAAGAAACTTATTTAG
- a CDS encoding DUF4290 domain-containing protein — protein MQYNTQQKRMPLPEYGRSIQNMVDHALTIEDRAERQRCANTIINIMGNMFPHLRDVPDFKHKLWDHLAIMANFQLDIDYPYEIIRKDNLNTKPESIPYPSTKIRYRHYGRTLEVLIKKAIEFPEGEEKQNLIALICNHMKKDYMAWNKDTVDDRKISDDLTELSDGKLQMTDSIVRLMAERIDQNYRPKVNNQNNRNNNRNNKRKY, from the coding sequence ATGCAATATAACACTCAACAAAAACGGATGCCCCTACCCGAATATGGTCGCAGCATCCAGAATATGGTAGACCACGCGCTGACAATCGAAGACCGTGCAGAACGCCAGCGTTGCGCAAACACAATCATCAACATCATGGGAAACATGTTTCCCCATCTGCGCGATGTGCCCGACTTCAAACATAAGCTATGGGACCACCTTGCCATCATGGCCAACTTCCAATTGGATATAGATTATCCGTACGAAATTATCCGCAAGGACAATCTGAATACCAAGCCGGAGAGCATCCCCTACCCCAGTACCAAAATCCGCTACCGCCACTATGGCCGTACACTGGAAGTACTGATAAAGAAAGCCATCGAATTTCCGGAAGGAGAAGAGAAGCAGAACTTGATAGCGCTCATTTGTAACCACATGAAGAAAGACTACATGGCATGGAACAAAGATACCGTCGATGACCGTAAGATTTCAGATGATCTCACCGAACTCTCTGACGGAAAACTGCAAATGACAGACAGTATCGTCCGTCTCATGGCCGAACGTATTGACCAGAACTACCGTCCGAAAGTGAACAACCAGAATAACCGGAACAACAACCGGAACAATAAACGGAAATACTAA
- the murA gene encoding UDP-N-acetylglucosamine 1-carboxyvinyltransferase, translating to MASFVIEGGHRLSGDIYPQGAKNEVLQIICATLLTAEEVTVHNIPDILDVNNLIQLMRDMGVSVSKKGIDTYSFQAANIDFAYLESDAFLKKCSSLRGSVMLVGPMVARFGKAMISKPGGDKIGRRRLDTHFIGIQNLGADFVYNEERGIYEISAKQLHGSYMLLDEASVTGTANIVMAAVLARGKTTIYNAACEPYVQQLCRMLNRMGAKIEGIASNLLTIEGVDELHGTEHTILPDMIEVGSFIGMAAMTRSELTIKNVSYENLGIIPDSFRRLGIKMEQRGDDIYVPSQETYQIESFIDGSIMTIADAPWPGLTPDLLSVLLVVATQAKGSVLIHQKMFESRLFFVDKLIDMGAQIILCDPHRAVVIGHDHGFKLRGGNMTSPDIRAGIALLIAAMSADGISRIHNIEQIDRGYQNIEGRLNALGARITRIE from the coding sequence ATGGCATCATTTGTAATCGAAGGAGGACACAGACTTTCCGGTGACATTTACCCCCAAGGAGCAAAAAACGAGGTGTTGCAAATTATCTGCGCCACATTGCTCACTGCCGAAGAGGTGACTGTGCACAATATCCCGGACATACTGGACGTCAACAACCTTATCCAATTGATGCGGGATATGGGAGTCAGCGTATCTAAAAAAGGCATTGACACTTACAGCTTTCAAGCTGCCAACATTGATTTCGCCTATCTGGAAAGTGACGCGTTCCTGAAAAAATGTTCCAGCCTGCGCGGTTCCGTCATGCTGGTGGGGCCGATGGTGGCACGTTTCGGCAAGGCCATGATTTCCAAGCCGGGCGGAGACAAGATAGGACGCCGCCGTCTGGATACACACTTTATCGGTATCCAGAATTTAGGAGCCGACTTTGTCTATAATGAGGAGCGTGGCATCTACGAAATCTCAGCCAAACAACTGCATGGCAGTTATATGCTACTCGACGAGGCATCTGTTACGGGAACTGCCAATATCGTAATGGCAGCAGTCCTTGCCAGAGGCAAGACCACCATCTACAACGCCGCCTGCGAACCCTACGTGCAGCAACTTTGCAGAATGCTGAACCGGATGGGAGCTAAGATAGAAGGCATCGCCTCCAACCTCCTGACTATCGAAGGAGTGGACGAGCTGCACGGAACCGAGCATACCATCCTCCCCGACATGATTGAAGTGGGCAGTTTCATCGGCATGGCAGCCATGACCCGTAGCGAACTGACCATCAAGAATGTCTCCTACGAGAACTTGGGAATTATCCCCGACAGTTTCCGCCGCCTCGGCATCAAGATGGAGCAGCGAGGAGATGACATTTACGTGCCCTCACAAGAGACGTACCAGATAGAGTCCTTTATCGACGGCTCCATCATGACCATTGCCGACGCACCCTGGCCCGGACTGACACCAGACTTGCTCAGTGTGCTGCTGGTGGTTGCCACCCAGGCAAAAGGCAGTGTACTCATTCACCAGAAAATGTTCGAAAGCCGCTTGTTCTTTGTGGACAAGCTGATAGATATGGGAGCGCAAATTATCCTCTGCGACCCGCACCGCGCCGTTGTCATCGGTCACGACCACGGCTTTAAACTACGTGGCGGCAACATGACCTCGCCCGATATCCGTGCGGGCATCGCCCTGCTGATAGCTGCCATGAGTGCGGACGGCATCAGCCGCATCCACAACATAGAGCAGATAGACCGTGGCTATCAGAACATCGAAGGGCGACTGAATGCGCTCGGAGCAAGAATAACAAGAATAGAATAA
- the rimM gene encoding ribosome maturation factor RimM (Essential for efficient processing of 16S rRNA), with amino-acid sequence MIKREEVYKIGIFNKPHGIHGELSFTFTDDIFDRVEAEYLICLLDGILVPFFLEEYRFRSDTTALVKLEGVDTAERARMFTNIEVYFPVKHAEEAGPGELSWDFFVGFRMEEVHHGTLGEVTDVDTSTINTLFVVDYQGEELLVPAQEEFIIDIDQKHKVITVDLPEGLIALDETEEV; translated from the coding sequence ATGATAAAGAGAGAAGAAGTATATAAGATAGGTATATTCAACAAGCCCCACGGCATTCACGGAGAACTATCGTTCACTTTTACGGATGACATCTTCGACCGGGTGGAAGCCGAATACCTAATCTGCCTGCTGGATGGTATACTGGTGCCTTTCTTCTTGGAAGAATACCGTTTCCGCTCCGACACCACCGCCCTTGTCAAACTGGAAGGCGTGGACACGGCAGAACGCGCCCGCATGTTCACTAATATTGAGGTCTACTTCCCCGTAAAGCATGCAGAAGAGGCAGGACCAGGTGAACTGAGTTGGGACTTCTTCGTCGGTTTTCGTATGGAGGAAGTACATCACGGCACGCTGGGAGAAGTGACGGACGTGGACACATCGACCATCAACACACTGTTTGTGGTAGATTATCAGGGAGAAGAACTGCTGGTGCCGGCACAAGAAGAGTTTATCATAGACATTGACCAGAAGCACAAGGTCATCACCGTAGACCTGCCGGAAGGTTTGATAGCTTTGGACGAAACAGAAGAGGTATGA
- a CDS encoding M23 family metallopeptidase, whose protein sequence is MKKKRRKAFWSNIKFKYRLTITNENTLEDIITLRVSKLNGLSVLLSVLFVLFLIASLIVAFTPLRNYLPGYMNSEIRAQVVENALRVDSLQQLVNRQNLYIMNIQDIFQGKIKADTIHSIDSLTHLREDSLMERTQREAEFRKQYEETEKYNLTSITARPEIDGLIFYRPTRGMISSPFNAETKHFGTDIAANPGESVLATLDGTVILSTYTAETGYLIEIQHNQDFVSVYKHCGSLLKREGDAVKGGEAIALVGNTGELSTGPHLHFELWHKGRAVNPELYIVF, encoded by the coding sequence ATGAAAAAGAAACGAAGAAAAGCATTTTGGAGTAACATCAAGTTCAAGTACAGACTGACGATTACGAACGAGAATACCCTTGAGGATATCATCACGTTGCGCGTATCCAAGCTGAACGGACTGTCCGTATTGCTCTCCGTGCTGTTCGTATTGTTTCTCATCGCCTCCCTGATCGTAGCCTTCACCCCGCTGCGCAACTACCTGCCGGGATATATGAACAGTGAAATCCGTGCCCAGGTAGTGGAGAATGCCTTGCGCGTAGATTCCCTCCAGCAACTGGTGAACAGACAGAACCTCTATATCATGAATATCCAGGACATCTTCCAGGGCAAGATAAAGGCAGATACCATACATTCCATCGACTCGTTGACCCACCTGCGCGAAGATTCGCTCATGGAACGCACACAACGGGAAGCCGAATTCCGCAAACAGTACGAGGAGACAGAAAAGTACAACCTGACGAGCATCACCGCTCGCCCCGAAATAGACGGACTGATTTTCTACCGCCCCACACGCGGCATGATTTCATCTCCCTTCAATGCCGAAACAAAACACTTCGGCACGGACATTGCCGCCAATCCGGGCGAAAGCGTATTGGCCACCTTAGACGGTACCGTCATACTGAGTACCTACACTGCCGAGACGGGTTATCTGATAGAAATACAGCACAACCAGGACTTCGTGTCAGTCTACAAGCATTGCGGCTCTCTGCTGAAACGGGAAGGAGATGCGGTGAAAGGGGGTGAAGCCATCGCACTGGTAGGAAACACCGGCGAGCTGTCCACCGGTCCCCACCTTCACTTCGAGCTGTGGCATAAGGGCAGGGCCGTAAATCCCGAGCTTTACATCGTATTTTAG